ATGAGATTATCCTCAATTAGGGTATCGGGGGTACCCATTGTTACCGAAATACCGATTCGGCTGTTCGTGATTGTGTTGTCATGAATGTAGTTCCCTTTGCCAGACTTGCTGTGGTTGCTGGGCGCCGAACCCCCGGTATTGCCGAGCCCAATCCCTGCGCCTGTCAATACGTCCGTAATGACATTGCCGGAAATTTCATTTAAATACTCCAGTTCACCATGAAGGTCGATGGCGTCCAACTTTGTTCCGCTAAAAGTATTGCCACGCAGCACGTTATTATGGGCCACAAACTGGATCAACGCTCCATGTCTCAGATAAGGTCCCTCAAACACGCTGTCCTCCACCACATTCCATAACGTATCATTGTCAAAGCCGAGTCGATCGGTTTTGGCTGTTCCCTGAATGGAAATGCCGTAACCTGAACCTCCAGGGCCCAGATCTGTTGAATTGCGGAAGGTTGCATGCTTCACAACAACATCGCGGCTGTGCTCAATACGGATCGCCATTCGTTTGAACTTCTCCACAATTACGCCGTCAATCGTAATGTCATACGATGGTGCCTCGCCATAATTGGCGATATGAATCATGCTATCCGGCCCCCCTGCGGAGGGGTTATTGGATTGATGATCGGTCGTGTAGCTGCCGGACCAGGCTGAAGTTATGGTCATGTTGGATACGAGAATGCTATGCTGAGCCGATGCTTTCAGAAC
The nucleotide sequence above comes from Paenibacillus sp. W2I17. Encoded proteins:
- a CDS encoding right-handed parallel beta-helix repeat-containing protein, which codes for MLSGPDGSTNLMLKSGVNLRGESREGTVLKTSLNQVTGSAVLKASAQHSILVSNMTITSAWSGSYTTDHQSNNPSAGGPDSMIHIANYGEAPSYDITIDGVIVEKFKRMAIRIEHSRDVVVKHATFRNSTDLGPGGSGYGISIQGTAKTDRLGFDNDTLWNVVEDSVFEGPYLRHGALIQFVAHNNVLRGNTFSGTKLDAIDLHGELEYLNEISGNVITDVLTGAGIGLGNTGGSAPSNHSKSGKGNYIHDNTITNSRIGISVTMGTPDTLIEDNLIENTAMIAEAAGIKVLNGPGTVIRGNVILNNTASGYWGVRLERDKGDAGAGNIGEGDPENVWIEHNRIEGNTNGIGLFAGVGILMKANILNNVNEDYYKAAGVTVTEQ